GCGTTTTTATTGCTAGCTGCTGCGTTATTTGCACTCGGATTTTTCGGTGCGTTATCGAAGCGCAATACTGTCATTGTACTCATCAGTATTGAATTGATGTTGAATGCCGTTAACTTAAATTTGGTGGCCTTCAGTAAATTTGGAGTAAACCCTGCGATTACAGGGCAAATCTTCTCCTTATTTTCGATTACAGTAGCTGCGGCGGAAGCGGCTGTTGGATTAGCTATTCTAATTGCTTTGTATCGCAATAAGGCGACCGTTCAAGTAGAAGACATGAATGAAATGAAAGGTTGAGGAGAAGTGAATGAACAGTTGCATATAGAAGGGACTGTGTAATATGACGCAAATTGCTTGGATTGTCCCATTACTTCCACTGATGACGTTTTTGGCATTTTTTATCTTCCGAAAAGCTAAATGGCATTACATGTGTAGCACAGCTGGAATCATTACAACCGGGTTAGCTCTTTTGGGATCGTTTCTCGTTCTAATGGGACAGATGATTGGTGGAAATGGAGGAGCAACCATTAAGTGGCTAACGGTTGGAGATACCACTTTCACAATAGGGTATGTGATCAATCCATTAAATGCCCTCATGCTTGTTATCGTCTCCCTTGTAAGCTTATTGGTTCATATCTATTCAAAAGGATATATGGCTAGAGAAGAAAGACTGGGCACATTTTATGCCTACCTTGGGTTCTTTACCTTTGCAATGCTAGCACTTGTCCTATCTCCGAATCTATTACAGCTCTATTTGTTTTGGGAGCTGGTGGGACTAGGGTCATTTTTATTGATTGGATTTTATTTTCATAAAACCGAAGCGAAGGCAGCCGCTAAAAAGGCATTTCTTATGACCCGTGTCGGGGATGTCGGGCTATTAATTGGCATGATTTTATTGTTTTGGGAGATTGGAAGCCTCGAGTTTAGTGCGATTTTTCAAGCTGTATCGGGGGGCGATATGGACGAGGGAATGGTCACGTTGATTGCTTTGCTTATCTTCGTTGGGGCAGTCGGAAAATCAGGTCAATTCCCACTACATTCCTGGTTACCTGATGCGATGGAAGGGCCAACACCCGTATCCGCACTGATTCATGCTGCTACCATGGTTGCGGCTGGGGTGTATTTAGTAGCAACGCTATACCCTTTATTCGAAGCAAGCGATACAGCCATGTTGGTGGTCGCTATAACAGGAGGGTTTACCGCCATATTTGCGGCGTGTATCGCCATCGTGCAAACCGATATAAAGCGTGTCCTTGCCTACTCCACCGTTTCCCAGCTAGGCTACATGATGCTGGCACTTGGTTCCGCTGGGTATGTAGCAGGCGTCTTTCATTTAACGACACATGCTTTTTTTAAAGCTCTATTATTCCTTGCAGCAGGAAGCGTCATCCATGCGGCACACACTCAACTCATTGGAGAAATGGGAGGGCTGTGGAAGCGGATGAAGGGAACAGGGTGGTTATTTTTAATCGGTACGCTCGCCATTGCTGGAATGCCATTATTCTCAGGATTCTTCAGTAAGGAAGAAGTACTGCTAGCAGCTTGGAATGAGGGCCATTATGTACTCTTTACCCTAGCTTTAATCACGGCCTTTTTAACGGCATTTTACATGTTCCGATTATTTTTCTTAGTCTTCATGAGCAAAAAAATTATCCCTTATAAGAGGCGGAAGAAGATTCTTGAATCACCTCGCGTGATGATCATGCCTATGGTTGTGTTAGCTTTTCTTGCTGTTGGCGCTGGTTATATCAACACTAGTTGGTATGGTCCTTTTCTTGGGGAATGGTTGGCTTCTGGAAATGAATATATCACGTTTCACCACCATGAAGGGGCAGGATGGCTGATGGCAGTAACCACACTCATGACGTTCCTTGGTATTTGGTTGGCGTATGGGATGTATCAAAAGGAAAAAATCGATCGCAACTATTTGCCAGAAGCGTTTCCTGGTGTGTATGAGGCGGTTTTCAATGGATTTTTTGTAGATGCGGTGTATCAACGAACGTTGGTATTGGCTACAAAAGGAGTTGGCATCGTCGGGGTATGGGTGGAAACTTACATCATTCAAGGGATTCTCGACCTCATAGAAGACGTCACGATTCTAGTAAGCAAGCTAGCCTCCAAACTACAAAACGGACAGGTTCAAACGTATGGAACGATGGTTGGCGTTGGACTTGTTGTATTATTGCTGATCGGGCTTATGCAAGGGAGGTACTTTTAAATGGGCTGGTTAACGTTACTCGTCTTTTCTCCAATGGTTGGAATTCTGTTGTTAATACTCGTACCATCCACACAGGATAAGCTGCAAAAAAGGATAGCTGTCAGTTGTTCCATCCTTCCTTTGTTATTGGCGTTGATCGTGTATCAGCAATTTCACAGTGGGGCGAACTTATCACTTAGCATTCCGTGGATATCCTTTGGACAGTACCCGTTCCTCTATACAATTGAGTACGATTTAGGAGTCAGTGGCTTTTCGTTAGTATTGATCATATTAACAGCCGTTTTAATGGTCGTGTCGATGGTGACAGCCACGATGCAAATCGATAAAGCTTGGAAACAGTATGCTCTCCTTACCCTTTTACTTGAAATCGGCATACTCGGCGTATTTGCATCCCAAAATCTCATTTTATTTTTCATATTTTTTGAGCTCACCCTTGTTCCGATGTTTTTACTCATTGGAAGGTGGGGCGGTTTTGAAAAAGAAAGAGCAGCATACAGTTACCTTCTCTATAACGGGGTTGGTTCCGCCATTTTACTAATCGTCATGGTTGTATTGTTTGCCAATGTAGGCAGCACTAACTATGAAGCAATAGCGAATGCATCGCTAAGCGAAGAGTTGAGCATGGGATTGTTGATTGCGTTACTCCTTGCATTTGGCGTGAAACTACCTATTGTCCCATTACACACATGGATGGTCCGCGTTCATGTGCAAGCACCGCCTGCTTTAGTGATGATTCATGCTGGCGTGTTGTTGAAGATTGGTGCCTACGGTTTGATGCAGTTTGGAATTGGCTTTTTCCCAGCCGCCTTTCAAGACGTCGCACCACTCCTTGCCATATTAGGGTTAGTCAATCTACTTTATGGGGCATGTATAGCCTTCGTACAAAAAGAACTACGTAGCATCTTCGCCTATTCTAGTATCTCTCACATGGGAATCGTGTTATTAGGAATTGCGGCTATGAATGAAGCTGGATTGCAAGGAGCAATGTTTCAAACCGTCTCCCATGGATTGATTGCAGCGCTTGTCTTTTTCCTAATCGGAGTGCTCAAGGCGAAAACAGATACAACCCATATGAGGCGTTTAGGTGGACTATCCAGAACCATGCCTGTAACAGCAGGTGTACTATTAGCGGTTGGATTAGCTTCTCTTGGATTACCAGGCATGAGTGGTTTCGTTAGTGAATTTATGACGTTTCTTGGGATATTTGAATCCATGCCTGTTATCGCAGCCATCGGTACAATCGGGATCATTCTTACAGCTGCTTATATTTTAAGAGCGATAATGGACATAACCTTCGGAAAAGAAGTGCTACCCCAGGATGGAGTAATGGATTTGCAGGGGAAAGAATGGATTCCTGTCAGCATCATGCTTGGATTGATCGTTCTCATTGGTGTGTTTCCTACCTCCTTGACCCATTCCATCCAAACCAGTGTGGAAGCAATCGTGCTTAGGATAGGAGGGTAACGAGATGGACATGGAAACGTTACTTGCATACGACTGGGGGATAATGGCCCCTGAATTTACGATTATTATCGTTGCGACTTTGTTATCGCTAATGGATCTTTTTTTACCTAATCATTTTCCACGTAAATGGTTCAGTGCTTTTGCAGCGATGGCGGTTCTGTTAGCATTCGTCTTCACTATAGGTCAGCTTGGCCAGGAAGCGAACATGATTTTATATGATACGTATCGCTTGGATTTATTCGCTACAAGCTTTAAGCTTCTTCTCCTTATTGGAGCTGGGTTAGTGCTAAGCTTAGCTGCATCATATCAACGAAAGCAGGACCAAGGAGAGTTCTATTACTTACTTTTAACTGCGCTGCTTGGAGCAATGATGATGGCTTCCAGTGCCGACCTCATTACACTGTTTGTCGGACTTGAACTATTATCCATCGCCTCGTATATTTTAGTTGGTTTGGATAAGCACGCTTTGAAATCAAATGAAAGTGCCATGAAATACGTGATTAATGGTGGCATATCGACGGCGATTACATTGTTTGGCTTTAGTTATTTATATGGGTTAACGGGCAGCACGCAATTGACGACGATTTCCGAAATATTACCTTCGTTAATCCGAACACCCGCGCAAGGATTAGTAATCATGGCGTTTATCATGACGTTTGTCGGCCTTGCTTTTAAAATTTCTACGGTACCATTTCATATGTGGACACCAG
This DNA window, taken from Pontibacillus yanchengensis, encodes the following:
- the nuoK gene encoding NADH-quinone oxidoreductase subunit NuoK; this translates as MTVHAFLLLAAALFALGFFGALSKRNTVIVLISIELMLNAVNLNLVAFSKFGVNPAITGQIFSLFSITVAAAEAAVGLAILIALYRNKATVQVEDMNEMKG
- the nuoL gene encoding NADH-quinone oxidoreductase subunit L; its protein translation is MTQIAWIVPLLPLMTFLAFFIFRKAKWHYMCSTAGIITTGLALLGSFLVLMGQMIGGNGGATIKWLTVGDTTFTIGYVINPLNALMLVIVSLVSLLVHIYSKGYMAREERLGTFYAYLGFFTFAMLALVLSPNLLQLYLFWELVGLGSFLLIGFYFHKTEAKAAAKKAFLMTRVGDVGLLIGMILLFWEIGSLEFSAIFQAVSGGDMDEGMVTLIALLIFVGAVGKSGQFPLHSWLPDAMEGPTPVSALIHAATMVAAGVYLVATLYPLFEASDTAMLVVAITGGFTAIFAACIAIVQTDIKRVLAYSTVSQLGYMMLALGSAGYVAGVFHLTTHAFFKALLFLAAGSVIHAAHTQLIGEMGGLWKRMKGTGWLFLIGTLAIAGMPLFSGFFSKEEVLLAAWNEGHYVLFTLALITAFLTAFYMFRLFFLVFMSKKIIPYKRRKKILESPRVMIMPMVVLAFLAVGAGYINTSWYGPFLGEWLASGNEYITFHHHEGAGWLMAVTTLMTFLGIWLAYGMYQKEKIDRNYLPEAFPGVYEAVFNGFFVDAVYQRTLVLATKGVGIVGVWVETYIIQGILDLIEDVTILVSKLASKLQNGQVQTYGTMVGVGLVVLLLIGLMQGRYF
- a CDS encoding complex I subunit 4 family protein, encoding MGWLTLLVFSPMVGILLLILVPSTQDKLQKRIAVSCSILPLLLALIVYQQFHSGANLSLSIPWISFGQYPFLYTIEYDLGVSGFSLVLIILTAVLMVVSMVTATMQIDKAWKQYALLTLLLEIGILGVFASQNLILFFIFFELTLVPMFLLIGRWGGFEKERAAYSYLLYNGVGSAILLIVMVVLFANVGSTNYEAIANASLSEELSMGLLIALLLAFGVKLPIVPLHTWMVRVHVQAPPALVMIHAGVLLKIGAYGLMQFGIGFFPAAFQDVAPLLAILGLVNLLYGACIAFVQKELRSIFAYSSISHMGIVLLGIAAMNEAGLQGAMFQTVSHGLIAALVFFLIGVLKAKTDTTHMRRLGGLSRTMPVTAGVLLAVGLASLGLPGMSGFVSEFMTFLGIFESMPVIAAIGTIGIILTAAYILRAIMDITFGKEVLPQDGVMDLQGKEWIPVSIMLGLIVLIGVFPTSLTHSIQTSVEAIVLRIGG